One genomic window of Ziziphus jujuba cultivar Dongzao chromosome 4, ASM3175591v1 includes the following:
- the LOC107415555 gene encoding uncharacterized protein LOC107415555 isoform X2, with protein MALQPIYSVSMIGSPRKVPSFIPGKRLVSLPNRSVSVKPTKSTHLDHNLAVVMSSSSTTSSSSGPYGQSKRVWIWTESKQVMTAAVERGWNTFLFSSSRRELANDWSSLALIYPLYVEEGGIFDNENRRVGTILEVSNPKELEQLQPTNGMAENVVVNLLDWQVIPAENIVAAFQGSQKTVFAISKVPSEAQIFLEALEQGLGGVVLKVEDVKAVLELKEYFDRRNEESNILSLTKATVTRVQVAGMGDRVCVDLCSLMRPGEGLLVGSFARGLFLVHSECLESNYIASRPFRVNAGGVHAYVVVPGGKTCYLSELKAGKEVLVVNQKGQQRNAIVGRVKIETRPLILVEAKSDSDNQTLYSILLQNAETVALVSSPCQGNETAIPVTSLQVGDEVMLRVQGAARHTGIEIQEFIVEN; from the exons ATGGCTCTGCAGCCTATATATTCCGTTTCTATGATCGGAAGTCCTAGAAAAGTCCCGTCTTTTATTCCCGGAAAAAG ATTGGTTTCGTTGCCAAATCGTTCAGTATCAGTAAAACCTACTAAGTCAACCCATCTGGACCACAATTTGGCTGTCGTAATGTCCTCTTCTTCTACGACATCGTCTTCTTCGGGGCCGTACGGGCAATCCAAGAGGGTTTGGATATGGACTGAAAGCAAGCAGGTCATGACCGCCGCCGTGGAGAGAGGATGGAACACCTTCCTTTTCTCCTCTAGTCGTCGAGAACTTGCCAATGACTGGTCCT cacttgcGCTGATATATCCACTCTATGTTGAAGAAGGAGGGATATTTGATAATGAGAACAGAAGAGTTGGCACAATTCTTGAGGTTTCGAATCCCAAAGAGCTAGAGCAGCTTCAACCCACAAATGGGATGGCGGAGAATGTTGTTGTTAATTTACTAGATTGGCAG GTAATACCTGCTGAGAATATTGTTGCAGCATTTCAAGGTAGTCAAAAAACTGTTTTTGCCATCTCAAAAGTTCCTTCTGAAGCTCAAATCTTTCTTGAG GCTCTGGAGCAAGGGCTGGGTGGAGTTGTTTTAAAAGTCGAGGATGTCAAAGCTGTTCTTGAGCTAAAG GAATATTTTGACCGAAGAAATGAAGAGAGCAATATATTGAGCTTGACCAAAGCCACTGTAACTCGAGTTCAAGTAGCTGGAATGGGGGATCGAGTTTGTGTGGACCTCTGTAGTCTCATGAGACCTGGTGAAGGACTTCTT GTTGGATCCTTTGCTAGAGGACTATTCCTTGTTCACTCAGAATGCTTGGAGTCGAATTACATTGCCAGTAGGCCTTTTCGAGTCAATGCG GGAGGTGTACATGCCTATGTAGTTGTTCCTGGAGGGAAAACATGTTACCTCTCAGAGTTAAAAGCAGGGAAAGAGGTACTTGTGGTTAATCAAAAAGGCCAGCAACGAAATGCCATTGTTGGGCGAGTAAAGATAGAGACTAGGCCACTGATCCTAGTAGAGGCAAAG AGCGATTCAGACAATCAAACTCTTTACAGCATCCTCCTACAGAATGCAGAAACAGTTGCTTTAGTTTCTTCACCTTGCCAAG GAAATGAAACAGCGATTCCCGTGACCTCTCTCCAAGTTGGAGATGAGGTGATGTTAAGAGTACAAGGAGCGGCCAGGCATACCGGAATAGAAATTCAAGAATTTATTGTAGAGAATTGA
- the LOC107415555 gene encoding uncharacterized protein LOC107415555 isoform X1, translating to MALQPIYSVSMIGSPRKVPSFIPGKSICRLVSLPNRSVSVKPTKSTHLDHNLAVVMSSSSTTSSSSGPYGQSKRVWIWTESKQVMTAAVERGWNTFLFSSSRRELANDWSSLALIYPLYVEEGGIFDNENRRVGTILEVSNPKELEQLQPTNGMAENVVVNLLDWQVIPAENIVAAFQGSQKTVFAISKVPSEAQIFLEALEQGLGGVVLKVEDVKAVLELKEYFDRRNEESNILSLTKATVTRVQVAGMGDRVCVDLCSLMRPGEGLLVGSFARGLFLVHSECLESNYIASRPFRVNAGGVHAYVVVPGGKTCYLSELKAGKEVLVVNQKGQQRNAIVGRVKIETRPLILVEAKSDSDNQTLYSILLQNAETVALVSSPCQGNETAIPVTSLQVGDEVMLRVQGAARHTGIEIQEFIVEN from the exons ATGGCTCTGCAGCCTATATATTCCGTTTCTATGATCGGAAGTCCTAGAAAAGTCCCGTCTTTTATTCCCGGAAAAAG CATTTGCAGATTGGTTTCGTTGCCAAATCGTTCAGTATCAGTAAAACCTACTAAGTCAACCCATCTGGACCACAATTTGGCTGTCGTAATGTCCTCTTCTTCTACGACATCGTCTTCTTCGGGGCCGTACGGGCAATCCAAGAGGGTTTGGATATGGACTGAAAGCAAGCAGGTCATGACCGCCGCCGTGGAGAGAGGATGGAACACCTTCCTTTTCTCCTCTAGTCGTCGAGAACTTGCCAATGACTGGTCCT cacttgcGCTGATATATCCACTCTATGTTGAAGAAGGAGGGATATTTGATAATGAGAACAGAAGAGTTGGCACAATTCTTGAGGTTTCGAATCCCAAAGAGCTAGAGCAGCTTCAACCCACAAATGGGATGGCGGAGAATGTTGTTGTTAATTTACTAGATTGGCAG GTAATACCTGCTGAGAATATTGTTGCAGCATTTCAAGGTAGTCAAAAAACTGTTTTTGCCATCTCAAAAGTTCCTTCTGAAGCTCAAATCTTTCTTGAG GCTCTGGAGCAAGGGCTGGGTGGAGTTGTTTTAAAAGTCGAGGATGTCAAAGCTGTTCTTGAGCTAAAG GAATATTTTGACCGAAGAAATGAAGAGAGCAATATATTGAGCTTGACCAAAGCCACTGTAACTCGAGTTCAAGTAGCTGGAATGGGGGATCGAGTTTGTGTGGACCTCTGTAGTCTCATGAGACCTGGTGAAGGACTTCTT GTTGGATCCTTTGCTAGAGGACTATTCCTTGTTCACTCAGAATGCTTGGAGTCGAATTACATTGCCAGTAGGCCTTTTCGAGTCAATGCG GGAGGTGTACATGCCTATGTAGTTGTTCCTGGAGGGAAAACATGTTACCTCTCAGAGTTAAAAGCAGGGAAAGAGGTACTTGTGGTTAATCAAAAAGGCCAGCAACGAAATGCCATTGTTGGGCGAGTAAAGATAGAGACTAGGCCACTGATCCTAGTAGAGGCAAAG AGCGATTCAGACAATCAAACTCTTTACAGCATCCTCCTACAGAATGCAGAAACAGTTGCTTTAGTTTCTTCACCTTGCCAAG GAAATGAAACAGCGATTCCCGTGACCTCTCTCCAAGTTGGAGATGAGGTGATGTTAAGAGTACAAGGAGCGGCCAGGCATACCGGAATAGAAATTCAAGAATTTATTGTAGAGAATTGA
- the LOC107415555 gene encoding uncharacterized protein LOC107415555 isoform X3, with translation MSSSSTTSSSSGPYGQSKRVWIWTESKQVMTAAVERGWNTFLFSSSRRELANDWSSLALIYPLYVEEGGIFDNENRRVGTILEVSNPKELEQLQPTNGMAENVVVNLLDWQVIPAENIVAAFQGSQKTVFAISKVPSEAQIFLEALEQGLGGVVLKVEDVKAVLELKEYFDRRNEESNILSLTKATVTRVQVAGMGDRVCVDLCSLMRPGEGLLVGSFARGLFLVHSECLESNYIASRPFRVNAGGVHAYVVVPGGKTCYLSELKAGKEVLVVNQKGQQRNAIVGRVKIETRPLILVEAKSDSDNQTLYSILLQNAETVALVSSPCQGNETAIPVTSLQVGDEVMLRVQGAARHTGIEIQEFIVEN, from the exons ATGTCCTCTTCTTCTACGACATCGTCTTCTTCGGGGCCGTACGGGCAATCCAAGAGGGTTTGGATATGGACTGAAAGCAAGCAGGTCATGACCGCCGCCGTGGAGAGAGGATGGAACACCTTCCTTTTCTCCTCTAGTCGTCGAGAACTTGCCAATGACTGGTCCT cacttgcGCTGATATATCCACTCTATGTTGAAGAAGGAGGGATATTTGATAATGAGAACAGAAGAGTTGGCACAATTCTTGAGGTTTCGAATCCCAAAGAGCTAGAGCAGCTTCAACCCACAAATGGGATGGCGGAGAATGTTGTTGTTAATTTACTAGATTGGCAG GTAATACCTGCTGAGAATATTGTTGCAGCATTTCAAGGTAGTCAAAAAACTGTTTTTGCCATCTCAAAAGTTCCTTCTGAAGCTCAAATCTTTCTTGAG GCTCTGGAGCAAGGGCTGGGTGGAGTTGTTTTAAAAGTCGAGGATGTCAAAGCTGTTCTTGAGCTAAAG GAATATTTTGACCGAAGAAATGAAGAGAGCAATATATTGAGCTTGACCAAAGCCACTGTAACTCGAGTTCAAGTAGCTGGAATGGGGGATCGAGTTTGTGTGGACCTCTGTAGTCTCATGAGACCTGGTGAAGGACTTCTT GTTGGATCCTTTGCTAGAGGACTATTCCTTGTTCACTCAGAATGCTTGGAGTCGAATTACATTGCCAGTAGGCCTTTTCGAGTCAATGCG GGAGGTGTACATGCCTATGTAGTTGTTCCTGGAGGGAAAACATGTTACCTCTCAGAGTTAAAAGCAGGGAAAGAGGTACTTGTGGTTAATCAAAAAGGCCAGCAACGAAATGCCATTGTTGGGCGAGTAAAGATAGAGACTAGGCCACTGATCCTAGTAGAGGCAAAG AGCGATTCAGACAATCAAACTCTTTACAGCATCCTCCTACAGAATGCAGAAACAGTTGCTTTAGTTTCTTCACCTTGCCAAG GAAATGAAACAGCGATTCCCGTGACCTCTCTCCAAGTTGGAGATGAGGTGATGTTAAGAGTACAAGGAGCGGCCAGGCATACCGGAATAGAAATTCAAGAATTTATTGTAGAGAATTGA
- the LOC107415594 gene encoding uncharacterized protein LOC107415594, translating to MSTLFLSDMKFLDMKMANIALLLCFLILAASWPSNVYATKDKVGIYQLKKGDISVNLTNWGASIISLVLPDKHGKLADVVLGYDSIKDYTNDTAYIGAVVGRVANRIGGAQFKLNGTLYKLVANEGKNILHGGKIGFSDVVWKVKRYNNKGPAPYIVFTYHSFDGEQGFPGDLLVTVSYTLIGDDQLSIKFKAKALNKPTPVNLAQHTYWNIGGHNSGDILSNEIQIFGSHITLVDSNLIPTGEIASVKRTPYDFLKPDVIGRKINKLPHGYDINYVLDGVSGHKLKPASVVYDNKSGRALKLWTNAPGVQFYTSNGLNYVKGKGGFVYKPHAALCLETQGFPDAVNHPNFPSTIVSPGKPYSHQMLFEFSTKAPFA from the exons ATGTCTACTCTCTTTCTTTCTGATATGAAGTTTTTGGATATGAAAATGGCCAACATAGCTTTGCTGCTTTGTTTTCTCATCCTAGCTGCTTCTTGGCCTTCCAATGTTTATGCAACCAAGGACAAAGTTGGTATATATCAGCTCAAAAAGGGTGATATTTCTGTCAATCTCACCAACTGGGGTGCATCAATTATCTCCCTTGTTCTTCCTGACAAACATG GAAAGCTGGCTGATGTGGTTCTTGGGTATGATTCAATCAAGGATTACACG AATGATACAGCATACATTGGTGCTGTTGTTGGGCGGGTTGCTAACCGAATTGGTGGGGCTCAATTTAAATTGAATGGAACCCTTTATAAACTAGTTGCTAATGAAGGGAAAAACATCCTTCATG GCGGCAAAATAGGTTTCAGTGATGTTGTTTGGAAAGTGAAAAGGTATAATAATAAAGGTCCTGCTCCCTACATCGTCTTCACCTATCACAGCTTTGACGGTGAACAAG GATTTCCCGGTGATCTCCTAGTCACAGTCAGCTACACCCTCATTGGAGACGATCAATTGAGTATAAAATTTAAAGCTAAAGCTCTAAACAAGCCCACTCCAGTAAATCTTGCTCAACACACATACTGGAATATTGGAGGCCACAACAGCGGTGATATCCTGTCGAATGAAATCCAGATATTTGGTTCCCATATCACTCTTGTAGATAGCAATCTTATTCCCACTGGCGAAATTGCATCTGTAAAAAGAACGCCATATGATTTCCTCAAACCAGATGTCATTGGAAGAAAGATCAACAAGCTACCTCATGGCTATGACATTAACTATGTTCTTGATGGTGTCTCGGGCCACAAATTAAAGCCGGCATCAGTGGTATATGATAACAAGTCAGGAAGGGCGTTGAAGCTGTGGACAAATGCACCGGGTGTGCAGTTCTACACAAGCAATGGTCTGAATTACGTGAAGGGAAAGGGTGGATTTGTGTATAAGCCTCATGCAGCATTATGTTTGGAGACTCAAGGATTCCCTGATGCAGTGAATCATCCTAATTTCCCTTCAACAATTGTGAGTCCTGGAAAGCCTTACAGTCATCAGATGCTGTTTGAGTTTTCAACTAAAGCCCCATTTGCTTAG
- the LOC107415535 gene encoding uncharacterized protein LOC107415535, which yields MAIPITYSNLFFVSLLALLCVFANTVAAELDWHNGTAQDWLNHGGDLHNRRYANKETTISHHSVSRLRLKWKFYAGNDITATPAIFNGNLYFPSWNGYIYAVKAKEGTLIWKKNLQELTGLHPTGLINNVNWTVSRSTPTVAGDLLIIGIYGPAVVIAVKQSTGELVWSTLLDNHSTSFITMSGTYYRGAVYIGTSSGEESVLSVDQCCTFRGSLTKLNAKTGAVLWQTFMLPDNHNKTGGYAGAAIWGSSPSIDKSRNHVYIATGNLYSAPLNVQQCQERENNQTVPSHPDTCVEPENLSDSILALDLDTGKIKWYRQLGGYDVWFFACNNLSTPNCPPGPNPDADFGEAPMMLSIHVNGTKRDIVVTVQKSGFAWALDRDNGTLLWSTEAGPGGLTGGGTWGAATDEKRVYTNIANSDAKNFTLTPSGKNTTSGGWVAMDARNGKVVWSTADPENGTASGPVSVANGVVFAGSTNRLKGPVYAMDAKSGEILWSYETGATVYGGMSVSDGCIYVGNGYKVNLGVYSPFSAGTSLLAFCVS from the exons ATGGCAATTCCTATTACCTACAGCAATCTGTTTTTCGTTTCTCTACTTGCCTTGTTATGTGTATTTGCCAACACTGTCGCTGCGGAATTAGAC TGGCATAATGGGACAGCACAAGACTGGTTAAACCACGGTGGTGATTTGCACAACCGAAGATATGCTAACAAGGAGACCACGATCAGCCATCACAGTGTTTCCAGGTTACGTTTGAAATGGAAATTCTATGCAGGAAATGATATAACAGCAACACCTGCTATATTCAATGGAAATCTTTATTTTCCCAGCTGGAACGGTTACATATATGCTGTGAAAGCAAAGGAGGGAACACTTATTTGGAAGAAGAACTTGCAAGAGTTGACTGGCCTTCACCCCACCGGTTTAATAAACAATGTCAACTGGACGGTCTCAAGATCGACTCCGACGGTAGCTGGTGACTTGCTTATTATTGGAATCTATGGCCCTGCTGTAGTTATTGCTGTTAAGCAATCAACAGGGGAGCTTGTGTGGTCTACCCTCCTTGATAACCATTCCACCAGTTTCATCACCATGTCCGGAACCTATTACAGAGG CGCCGTTTATATTGGCACATCATCGGGAGAAGAATCTGTGCTCAGCGTAGACCAATGCTGCACCTTCCGAGGCAGCTTGACAAAGCTAAACGCCAAAACTGGTGCCGTTTTATGGCAAACCTTCATGCTACCAGATAATCATAACAAAACTGGTGGGTATGCCGGAGCAGCCATATGGGGAAGCAGTCCATCCATCGACAAATCCAGAAACCACGTCTACATCGCCACCGGAAACTTGTACTCCGCCCCATTGAATGTCCAACAGTGTCAGGAAAGAGAGAACAATCAAACCGTACCCTCTCATCCAGACACTTGCGTGGAGCCCGAAAACCTCTCTGATTCGATCTTAGCCCTTGATCTGGACACGGGAAAGATCAAATGGTACCGCCAGCTTGGAGGCTACGATGTCTGGTTCTTTGCATGCAACAATCTCTCCACCCCGAATTGTCCTCCGGGTCCCAACCCCGATGCGGATTTCGGCGAAGCCCCGATGATGTTGAGCATCCATGTTAATGGAACCAAGCGAGACATCGTGGTTACTGTTCAGAAGAGTGGGTTTGCATGGGCTTTGGATCGTGATAATGGCACACTCTTATGGTCCACG GAAGCTGGACCGGGTGGTCTTACAGGAGGAGGAACATGGGGAGCAGCCACGGACGAAAAGAGGGTTTACACCAACATTGCAAATTCCGACGCCAAGAATTTCACTCTAACACCGTCTGGGAAGAACACCACCAGTGGTGGATGGGTGGCCATGGATGCTCGCAATGGGAAAGTTGTATGGTCCACGGCTGATCCTGAAAACGGCACTGCTTCTGGCCCTGTTAGTGTGGCTAATGGCGTCGTCTTTGCCGGATCAACAAACAGATTAAAAGGACCCGTTTATGCAATGGATGCCAAAAGTGGAGAGATTTTGTGGTCGTACGAAACAGGAGCCACTGTGTATGGTGGTATGTCGGTGAGTGATGGCTGCATTTACGTTGGGAATGGATACAAAGTCAATCTTGGTGTTTATTCTCCTTTCTCCGCCGGGACTTCACTCTTGGCCTTCTGTGTCTCATGA
- the LOC107415595 gene encoding uncharacterized protein LOC107415595: MATRFYTKLFLSIFLFHLLSDSTADSNYYFWHSHQKHKVTQQQWLNHGGDLYNRRYANNEVKISPSTVSNLSLKWKFYAGGDITVTPAVFDGTVYFPSWNGNIYAVKASDGSLVWRKNLHKLTGFNNTGFILNVNSTISRATPTIAGDLLIVGIYGPAVVIAVKRSTGKLAWSTRLDNHNRSFITMSGTYYNGGFYVGTSSLEEGVMLDQCCTFRGSFSKLDIRNGAILWQTFMLPDNFGNKGQYAGAAIWGSSPSIDISRNHVYIATGNLYSAPLPIRQCQERQNNQTLPTQPDQCIEPDNHSNSILALDLDTGKIKWYKQIGGYDVWFGACHRHLDPRCPPGPSPDADFGEAPLMLSTYVNGTKRDIVVAVQKSGFAWALDRNDGSLVWSTEAGPGGLGGGGMWGAATDERRVYTNIANSQHKNFTLMPSKNSTIAGGWVAMEAWSGNILWSTANLNEATSPGSVTVANGVVFGGSTFRQGPLYALNAKTGKILWSQDTGATIYGGVSVSDGCIYLGNGYKENNGFVNPNYTAGTSLYAFCV, from the exons ATGGCTACTAGATTTTACACCAAACTTTTTctctctatatttttatttcatcttcTATCCGACAGCACTGCAGATTCCAAT tactaCTTTTGGCATTCTCATCAGAAACACAAGGTCACACAACAACAATGGTTGAACCATGGAGGAGATCTCTACAACAGAAGATATGCCAACAACGAGGTCAAAATAAGCCCTTCAACTGTTTCCAATCTAAGTTTGAAGTGGAAATTCTATGCCGGCGGAGACATAACTGTAACCCCGGCAGTTTTCGACGGCACCGTTTATTTCCCGAGCTGGAATGGAAACATCTATGCTGTTAAAGCATCGGATGGATCCCTTGTTTGGAGGAAGAACTTGCACAAGTTGACTGGGTTTAACAACACCGGTTTCATTCTCAATGTCAACTCCACTATCTCAAGAGCTACTCCTACCATTGCCGGCGACCTCCTCATCGTCGGAATCTATGGGCCTGCCGTTGTTATTGCTGTCAAGAGGTCCACCGGGAAGCTTGCCTGGTCCACCAGGCTTGATAATCATAATAGGAGTTTTATCACCATGTCTGGAACTTATTACAATGG tgGTTTCTATGTGGGAACATCTTCTCTTGAAGAAGGCGTTATGCTGGATCAGTGCTGTACCTTCCGAGGCAGTTTCTCAAAGCTAGACATTCGAAATGGAGCAATATTGTGGCAGACATTCATGCTTCCAGACAACTTTGGAAACAAAGGACAATATGCAGGAGCAGCAATATGGGGAAGCAGCCCTTCAATTGATATTTCCAGGAACCATGTCTATATTGCCACTGGGAATCTATACTCTGCTCCTCTTCCTATTCGTCAATGCCAAGAGAGACAGAACAATCAAACACTACCTACACAGCCTGACCAGTGCATTGAGCCAGATAACCACTCTAACTCCATCTTAGCTCTTGATTTGGACACTGGAAAAATCAAGTGGTATAAGCAAATAGGTGGCTATGATGTCTGGTTTGGTGCTTGTCACAGACATTTGGACCCCAGGTGTCCACCTGGTCCTAGCCCTGATGCTGATTTTGGGGAAGCACCATTGATGTTAAGCACTTATGTCAATGGGACTAAGAGGGACATAGTTGTGGCTGTTCAGAAAAGTGGCTTCGCTTGGGCTCTGGATCGAAACGATGGCAGCTTAGTATGGTCTACG GAAGCTGGACCAGGAGGCCTAGGAGGAGGAGGTATGTGGGGAGCAGCTACGGATGAAAGGAGGGTCTACACCAACATTGCCAACAGCCAACATAAGAACTTTACTCTTATGCCGTCCAAGAACAGCACCATTGCCGGTGGATGGGTGGCAATGGAAGCTTGGAGTGGCAATATATTATGGTCCACTGCTAATCTTAATGAAGCCACTTCGCCTGGTTCTGTTACCGTGGCTAATGGTGTTGTTTTCGGTGGATCAACTTTTCGACAAGGGCCTTTATATGCATTGAATGCTAAGACCGGAAAGATCTTGTGGTCTCAGGATACAGGAGCCACCATCTATGGTGGCGTTTCGGTGAGCGATGGATGCATATACCTTGGGAATGGTTACAAGGAAAATAATGGATTTGTTAACCCAAACTATACAGCCGGAACTTCACTTTATGCTTTCTGTGTCTAA
- the LOC107415593 gene encoding protein IQ-DOMAIN 31: protein MGKSPGKWIKTVLFGKKSSKSSYQKKSTPPISDIVHSTSNPIGENSHSIHLPHEALDSAPSKRSTDIEKQSDPTNSAELTRQEQAAIKAQAICRGYLARRAYHALKAIIKLQALVRGHLVRRQAIATLRCMQGIVRLQACIRGRRVRQSDAVCELQKKCNLLVLSGLHATSRQDKLSSNAFICKLLASSNPIILHLHCDQAEPNSSWSWLERWSLFHFWGPLPQLNEALDLKSQTQKGNVKTRDLKQVGRKVRVPIVNAGKSSSHPATAYDKPIQILRKSSGHQDESGKEHRQSELERVKQNLRKISAISTVAVSKSSKISDVPEKGVDKSIEKTSDPSVAVSKSSTPTKAEITPKPLAVEEKVEMLHDEHAFIEQHPKRNVEVAENKVTVDEEQNSVEEEQNSKDGKTTKDYQRSQRRSLAEKQEYPENVSQHNPTLPNYMQATKSAKAKLRGLGSPSFDPDGVENGFAVRRHSVPLYDNGKINSISPRMQSAVQASGRGESRSNKPPFSSTDFNDKGARPGWRR, encoded by the exons ATGGGAAAATCTCCAGGAAAGTGGATCAAAACTGTTCTCTTCGGGAAGAAGTCATCGAAGTCTAGTTATCAAAAG AAATCTACTCCGCCCATCTCAGATATAGTGCATAGTACCTCTAATCCAATTGGAGAAAACTCACATAGTATCCATTTACCACATGAGGCACTGGATTCTGCACCTTCCAAAAGAAGTACAGATATAGAAAAGCAGTCAGATCCAACTAACAGTGCTGAGCTTACGAGGCAAGAGCAAGCTGCTATAAAGGCACAGGCCATTTGTAGAGGCTATTTG GCTCGCCGTGCATACCATGCCCTTAAGGCGATAATAAAGCTGCAAGCACTTGTACGTGGGCACTTGGTTAGGAGACAGGCCATTGCTACTTTACGCTGCATGCAAGGGATTGTCAGGTTACAGGCATGTATTCGAGGTCGAAGAGTCAGACAGTCAGATGCTGTGTGTGAACTGCAGAAAAAATGCAATTTG CTGGTGCTATCTGGATTACATGCTACCAGTAGACAAGATAAGCTATCTTCAAATGCCTTTATCTGCAAG CTTCTTGCTTCATCAAATCCTATTATACTGCACCTTCACTGTGATCAAGCTGAACCGAATTCTTCTTGGAGCTGGCTAGAACGATGGtcattatttcatttttggGGACCACTACCACAGTTGAATGAGGCTCTAGACTTGAAGTCTCAGACACAGAAGGGAAATGTTAAGACCAGAGATTTAAAACAAGTTGGGAGGAAGGTGAGGGTCCCAATTGTAAATGCTGGAAAAAGTTCATCGCATCCTGCAACTGCTTATGACAAGCCTATCCAAATTCTAAGAAAGTCTTCTGGCCATCAAGACGAATCAGGGAAAGAACATCGTCAGAGTGAACTCGAGAGAGTAAAGCAAAACTTGAGGAAAATTTCTGCAATCAGCACAGTGGCAGTTTCCAAAAGCTCAAAAATTTCTGATGTTCCAGAGAAGGGTGTTGACAAGTCCATTGAGAAAACGAGTGATCCATCAGTGGCAGTTTCCAAAAGCTCCACGCCCACCAAGGCGGAAATTACACCAAAACCATTGGCAGTGGAGGAGAAAGTTGAAATGCTGCACGATGAGCATGCCTTTATTGAGCAACATCCTAAGAGAAATGTTGAAGTAGCTGAGAACAAAGTGACAGTGGATGAAGAGCAAAATTCTGTGGAGGAAGAGCAAAATTCTAAGGATGGAAAAACCACAAAGGACTACCAGCGAAGCCAGAGGAGATCTTTGGCAGAAAAACAGGAATACCCTGAGAATGTTTCACAGCATAACCCAACTTTGCCTAACTATATGCAAGCAACTAAATCTGCCAAGGCTAAACTTAGAGGTCTTGGATCACCTAGTTTTGATCCAGATGGGGTTGAAAATGGTTTCGCTGTCAGGAGGCATTCTGTGCCATTATATGACAATggtaaaataaattcaatatcaCCAAGAATGCAGAGTGCGGTTCAAGCAAGTGGAAGAGGTGAAAGCAGAAGCAACAAACCTCCATTTTCTTCTACAgattttaatg ATAAGGGAGCCAGGCCAGGATGGAGGAGGTGA